DNA from Bacteroidales bacterium:
AAAACCGACTTCAAGCATTTCTATTCCGCAAGAAACCTATAATTTTGAATCAAATAAAATTGAAACATTAGAAATTAAAGGCAGGCATGATGCCTGTTTCGCACTCAGAGTTCCCGTAATTGTTGAAGCAGTTACGGCTTGTGTTTTGGCAGATTTGTTTTTAATTTCGAATTAATAAAAAGTGGATTTTATTTCAATCATAATCATAGCAATCGGATTGTCTGCCGACAGCTTTGCAGTTTCGGTTTCAAACGGAATAAGCAAAAATATGCTTAAATTTAAACATATTTTTTTGATTGCTGTTTTGTTTGCTTTTTTTCAGGCAGGAATGCCTTTAATAGGTTGGTTTGCCGGAAACGGTTTTTCTGAATACATTAAAACAACCGATCATTGGATTGCTTTTGTTTTATTAAGTTTTATCGGAATAAAAATGATTTACGAAAGTTATAAATCAAAAGAAAATCAAGAAAAATCAGGATTTAATTTTTTAACAATTACGGCACAAGCAATTGCTACAAGCATTGATGCTTTGATTATAGGAATAAGCTTTGCATTTATTGATGTTTCAATTTATTCGGCAATATTAATTATAGGAATTTCCACTTTCATATTTTCACTCGTAGGTTTTGGCTTCGGAAAAAAATACGGAAAAAAAGTTTCAAAACATGCCGAACTTATCGGCGGAATTATATTAATTTTACTCGGGATTAAAATATTGATTGAGCATCTATTTTTTCATTAAATTCATTTTCACATAATATATATAATAAATTACAATGATTTTCAGACAAGCAAAAGAACAAGAACGAAACGTAATCGCCGGTTTTCAGCAAAAAATGGCATTAGAAACGGAAAACTATCATTTAAATATTGAAACTGTTTTAGAAGGAGTTCAGGCTGTTTTTGATGACTCGAAAAAAGGAAAATATTATATTGTTGAAGAAGACGAAAAAGTTATTGCATCATTGCTCACAACTTTTGAATGGAGCGATTGGCGAAACAGTTTTGTAATTTGGATTCAATCGGTTTATGTGTTGCCGCAATACAGAGCAAAAGGCGTTTTTAAATTAATGTATAACGAGATTAAAAAGATTGTTTCTGAAAATCCTAACTATTCCGGAATTCGCCTTTATGTTGATAAAACAAATACAAATGCCCAAAAAGTTTACACAAAAATAGGAATGCAAGGCGAACATTACAGTTTGTTTGAAGATATGGAATAAAAAACCCGATTCATAAAATGAACCGGGCATCCTAATTACTAATTCTACTATTATGAAAACTACTCAGCTGCTACTTCTTTCACTTCACTTTGCCACAAACCGTGTTTAGTGCAGTAAGCCATTGCAGTTAATTTTAAATTACTTTTCGTAGGAACAATATAGAAGTCAACTTCTGCATGTCCTGAAACGTTACCGAATGTTCCCGGAGGAAAGCTTGTTTGAGCTAACATTGTTTCTCCGCTCCATAATTGAATATATTTAATGAAGTGGTCAAAATCATCCGGATGCGAATATTCATTTCCCATTTGTACTTTTACTTTAAATTTTTCACCTTTTTTTGCTTTATCATCACAATGAATAAAAGGTGAATGTCTGTCAATATAGTCTTTTTTTGCTTCTCTTTCTACTTGACTTATATCTTGATATTGATTAATTTTTGCCATTTTACTTTCTTATTAAGATTAAAAGATACTTTTATGTTTATTTATACATTTGCAAATATAAAACAAAAAATATTAATATGCAAGCTTATTTAGAATTATTTTAAATAATATTTTATTTATGAAAAACGGTCTTAATATTTTTTAATATTTTAAGCCTGTTTATCAAATCAATCATTTGTTTTTTATTATTTACTTTCGCAATTACATTTCCTTCAAACATACTGTTTTTTAATGATTTAAGAGATATTGCCTGCATTTTCAAATTAAATTCTTTTGTAATAATATCTGAAATAACAGATGTAATTCCCGTAAAATCTTTACCTGAAATATAAATATTTGCAGAAAAAGACGAATTAATATCAGAAATATTCCATTTTGCTTTTACTGCCCTGTAAGGATACCTTCCCAACATATCTTTTGCATTAGGGCAAGTTTTTTTATGAATTCTTGTTCCTTTATTAACTGTTACAAATCCGAAAATATCTTCACCGGGCAAAGGGTTGCAACACTTAGATAATGTATAATCTAAATCAGAAATATTTTCATCAATTAATAAAAAATCACCGTAATTAACATCTTCCTTTTCTTGACTTCCGGTATCAGTTTTAATTTCAGTAATTATTTCGTCTTCAATTGTTTTTTTCTTTTCAAAAGCTTGTTTTATTTTTGAAATATCAACTGTACCCTCTCCTACACTATGATAAAATTCAACTGCTGTTTTAAAATTAAAATGGTCAGTAAGAAGTTCAATGTTTTTTTCGGAAAATCCGAATTTTAAACGTTCCAGTTTTTCTTTAATAATATCTTTACCGCTTTCTGCTCTGTTAAAAGTTATTGATTTTAATGCTCTTTTAATTTTATTTTTAGTCCTTGTACCTTTTGCTATATCAAGCCATTCAGTATTAGGTTTTTTATTTTTATTTGTTAAAATTTTTACGGTATCTCCATTTTTAAGGATATAAGATAAAGGCTGAATTTTATTATTGACAACAGCTCCCGAGCAAGTTTCGCCTACTTTTGTATGAACGGAAAAAGCAAAATCCAGAACTGTATAATCTTTTTTAAGACTTTTTAAATCACCTTCCGGTGTAAAAACTAATATTTCTTCTGAATATAATTGACTTTTAGAACTTTCGTCCGTTTCGTTTTCATAATCTCCTGCATTTTCAAGTGTTTCTCGTATTTTTGCCAACCAATTATTGCTGCCGCCTTCTTTTCCTGTTTTATATCTCCAATGTGCAGCAGGTCCTTTTTCAGCAACTTCATCCATTCGTTCGGTTCTTATTTGAACTTCAACCCATTTATTTTCAGCACCTAAAACCGTTGTGTGCAAAGATTCATACCCGCTTAATTTCGGTGAAGAAATCCAATCTCGAAGTCGTTTTGGATTAGGTTTATACAAATCGGTAATAATTGAGTACACATTCCAACAAACAGATTTTTCATTATTAAAGTCAGATTTTAAAATAATTCTTATCGCAAATAAATCATAAACTTCTTCAAACGGAACATTTTGCGATTTCATTTTATTCCAAATTGAGTGAATAGATTTCGGTCTGCCTTTTATGGTAAAATTATAACCGGCTTCTTTTAATACTTTTTTTAACGGAGTAATAAAACTTTCAATATATGTGTCTCTTGTTGCCTTTGTTTCTTTAAGTTTTTTTGCTATAAAACGATACATATCTTCCTCCGAATATTTCATCGTTTTTTCTTCAAACTCGGTTTTTATATTGTATAAACCGATTCGGTGTGCCAGCGGTGTATATATAGCTTTAGATTTATTGATAATTGAAGCTTTTTCTTCTTCATTATATTCATCAATATGTCTTATTTTATACAACTCAGCGGCAAGCATAATTAAAATTGCTCTTACATCGTCCGTAACCGTCAATAAAAATTTTATAAATTGTTCTGCTTGTTTATCAATTTTTTCTGTTTTAAGAATCGGGATTTTATATAAACCCGTAAGAATTTTTAATACATTAGTACCATATTCATTTTTAATATATTCAGAATCTATGTCTTCTTTTTTATAAAAACTGTAAAAAACGGCAGCAATTAAAGTGTTCACACCACCTCCGGTATCATTTATTATAATATTGCAAATTTCGGAAGTATATTCTGAATTATTCTTAATTATATTTTTATCGCTGCCGGATAAAAGATTTAAGACTTTATATATTTTTTCCTTGCTTTCCCTATTATCAAACTTATCGGCAAATTTGATTAATTCGGCAAATTGAAATTTAATATTCTTGTTAATTGTTTCTTGCATTATATTTCTCCGGTGTTATTAAGTAAGATACAGGATTTAAAATATTTTTTTAACTTTGCAATTCTGTTTTATAAAACAGTATTTATGAAAAACACTTTTTACATTATTTTATTATCTTCTTTTATGTTTATTTCTTTTAAAAAAGATGATAATAAAAATTTTGAAGCAAAATTAGCAGATATTCAATATTATTCGGTTAATAAATGTAATTCTGATGAGCATATATACGTAATGGTATTGTATGAAGTTAATTATAAGAACCTTGCTTCACTAAAGATGAAACATGAGTTTGACGGAAAAATAAGTACCTGTTCTCCCGTAATCGAAACTGATAAAAAAGGGAATGTTGTTTATGGTTTCTGTTGTTCAAAAAATGATAACAAAACATTTACAACAAAATTTATTTCTCCGAAAGGAAGAGTAAGCAATAATGTTTTTGTGAAAATAGACTTTTCTGTTGCTGAAATTATCTCAGGAACACCTCCGCTTACAAAAAAAATCGATTGATTGCCTAAAAAAACTTCCCGTAAGCAGAGCTCAGGGAAGTTTATGCTGTGATTTTACTTTTTTACAATCCCAGTTCTTTTAAACCTTGCTCAAATACAATATCTACCGGTATTCCTGCTTCGTTTACTTTTTCTAAATCTTTTTTTAATTCTTCTCCGATTTTCCCTTTTTCTTCAATCCATTTTTTTGCTTCTGCATAATTTCCGTCTCCTTGAATAACTAAAATCTTTTCTGTTAAAGAATTCATTGCTTCTTTCATCTTTTCAAAGTTTACGCTGTATTGTCCGGTTTCGGTATCCTTAGAGAAAGCACCCATTTCTTTAAAATAAAAGAAACGTAACATATTTGCTTTTCCGTGGGAACTTGAAACTCCGAATCTTACAGAGCGAAAAATTCCTGCCATAAATGTAACATAGTTATCCATTAAGTCTTTTTCGGGAAATTCTCCGTCATCAAATAATTTTGTTACAAAAAATAATCCGAGGATATCAGCCTTCCCTTCTTCTATTGTTGTTGCATATTCTTTTAAAGCATCGCCTACGGTTTTTGTTTTATCATTCAGCAAATACTTAATACCCAGCCCATGAGCTGTTTCATGAAACATTGTATTTTCAAAAAATGCATCAAAAGTTATATGTTTTTGTTGTTCTTCTGCAATTAACACTTTACTGATGGGAATTAAAATTTTATCGAATTTTGCTTGCATTGCATTTTTTAATTGTAATCTTCTGCTGCCTTTTGCAAGGTGAACTCTTTTATCATTCGGTAAGTTGATGGCAATAGTTTTGCTGCCGGCATTACAATCACCTGCATAATAAACTACGTCATAAGCTCCTAAGTCAGAATTTCTTCCGGGAACTTCTTGCTTATATTCTTCGGTAACAGGTAATGCTTTTTGCATATCAGGCAACATAGCAGCATATTTTGCTAATTTATCACTCCAAACTTTATCTTTTATTAAAATAAATGCTTCATGTGCTGCTTTATAACCATACAGGGCATCTTCATAATTTTCAATAGGACCTACAACAAAATCTATATCATTGTTCTTCATATCCATCCAAGCCATATCGCTTTCTAAATAATCATCAGTAAGTAATGCTTCGGCTCTTAAATTTAAATAATTTTTAAAGCCTTCGTCATCAGCTAACTCGGCAGCTTGTTTTAATAAGTCGGCTAATTTTTCTGTTTGCTCTTTATATGCATCGTGGTACCAAACAGTTTTTAATTTACCGTTTTCATCTCGTTGTATTAATGTGTATAACGAAGTTTTGTTTTTATCTTCAATATTTTCAAATTCTTCTTCGGTCATATCTGCAGGATAAAAATTTGCTCCTTTCGGTTTTTCGTTTATTCCTTCAATAAATGATTTATTTCCGTTAAGTCTTTCCCACGGTCCGTAATTTATTTCAAGAAATTTCTTTGTATATTCATCAATATTTTCCGTAAACAATTCTGTTTTATCTCCATAAGCTTGTGTCCAGTAGATTTCATTACAGATATCTGCCGCTTCAAACAACAAAGGTAACATTTGCTTCTGATTGTCAGAAAGATGCTCAGTATTTGCAGTTAATTTAAAGCTTATAAATTGCTCTGTTTTTGCTTTCATGGGATTATCATTTTCATTTGTTTGAACTTCTTGTTCGGTTTCTTTACATGCACCCAAAATAAAAAGAAATAATACTGTTGATACTAAGAAAAAAAGTTTGTTTTTCATTTTTTTAACTTTATGATTTATATTTTAATTGCAAATATATTGTTTTAATACTTAAATTTTGAAACTTTTTTAAATATATTGCGTATTCTAATATTAAAACTGTTTATTAACTAAAAAATAATATATGAGTTCAATAGTAAAATTTTCGGAAGCAGCTTCAATAGGGCTTCACGGAACGGTATTAATTGCAAAATCAGAAAATTTCCTAAATGTTAATAAAATTGCTGAGAAAATAGGAAGCTCTCGTCATCATGTAGCCAAAGTAATGCAACGCTTAGCAAAAGACGGATATATAAGGTCAATGAGAGGGCCTACGGGCGGTTTTGTATTACTTAAGAAACCTGAAAAAATCAGTTTTTTAGATGTCTATGAATCAGTAGAAGGAAAAGTTTCAACCAACGATGAATATTCAAATATTAAAGAAACAGAAGCAATTGATAAAAAGATATTAAAAGATATTACAAAAAAAATGACTCAAGATTTTATTAATTATATGAAAAAGCAACATATTTCTGATTATATTTAAAAAAAAATCCCGAATGTTTCGGGATTTTTTTTAGTTCATATCATTTATAATCCTGTATGATTCTTCAAGATAAATATCCTTTTTCAAATTTTTAATCCATGATTTTACTCTGTCAATTTTAATTGTATCAGAATAAACTTTGAGAGAATCTACTCTTGAAACATAAAATTTCAAACCGGAAATTCTTCTGTCTGCATTTCTAAATCGCTTATTTATTTTACTTTTATTTTCTTGTTCTTTTCTGTATTTATTTAGGTTCAACGTAAGTAATGTTTCGTCTTGCGACTTTTTTAAATAATCGGAATACTCATCAATAATAATAAATGATGTATCTGCCGAAACACGATTATTGCTTTTTTGTTTAATTTTCTCAAAATTAATATTTGTATTAAAAACAGAATATTCAGCTTTCGGAATTTCATCCCATTCAATAGGGTTATCCATGTCTTTTTCGCCCATATCCATCTTTGAATAAGCATCGGGTAAAACTATGTCAGGTTCTACTCCTTTTAATTGAGTTGCACCTCCGTTAATTCTGTAAAATTTTTGAATAGTGATTTTCAGATGCCCGAGAGGTTTTAAATCATCATTAGAACGTGTCATTTGGTCGAAGGGAATAAATCTTTGAACCGTTCCTTTTCCGAAAGTACTCTTACTTCCTACAATAACCCCTCTTGCGTAATCTTGAATTGCAGCAGCCATAATTTCAGAAGCCGAAGCACTGAATTCATTGACCATTACAAGCAATTTTCCGTCATATAAAGTACCGGCTTTTTTATCTTTTAATACTTCCGGCATACCGAATCTGCTTCTTACCTGAACAACAGGACCTTTATCTATAAACAAACCTACTATATCAATAGCATCAATTAACGAGCCGCCGCCGTTGCTTCTCAGGTCTATAATTATTCCTTCAATATCTTCTTTTTTAAGTTTCTCAACTTCTTTTTTTACGTCAACTGAGCTTCTGCGACCGTTTTTATCTTCAAAATCAGCATAAAATTGAGGTAAGTATATATATCCTATTTTTTTTCCTGAAATTGAATCTTGAATTACTATTGATTTTGCAAAAGTTTCTTCAAGAATAACAACATCCCTGATAATGGGAATGATATGGATGCTTCCGTCAGCTTTTTTTACGGTAAGCCTTACTTCTGTTCCTTTTTTTCCTCTTATCATTTTAATTGCTTCGTCAAGTCGCATATCAACAACATCAACAGGTTCATCAGCTCCTTGTGCAACTTTAAGAATTAAGTCGCCGACTTCAAGTTCCCCTTGTTTCCAACAAGCACTTCCGGCAACAATTCTTTCAACTTTAATATATGCATTAGGTTGCGAAAGTGTTGCACCTATTCCTTCTAATTTTCCGGAAATGCGAATATCGAAATTTTCTTTGTCTTTCGGAGGAAAATAACTTGTATGAGGATCAAAAAATCCGGCAACAGAATTAAAATACATTCTTAATAAATCTTTTTCATCTATTTTTGTCATTCTGTGATACCAATCTTCATAAGTTTTTTTAACTTCTTCCCTTGCTTTTTTTTCAAGTTCTTCAAATGTTTTTATTTCAATAGTTGTATCATTATCTTTTTTAGCTTTTTCCTGAATTTTAAGTTTTGTTGCTAACTTTGTCATTACGGAGTGCTTCAAATATTTCTCCCAATTTTGTTTTAATTCTTTTTTGCTTTCTGCAAAATTTCGTTTTTCAGAATCAATTTCAATAAATTCGTCTTCGGTAAAATCAAAAGGCTTTTTTAACGCAGCTTCAATATACTTATCAACTTCTTTAACCCTTTCAATATAAGTGTCTTTTGTTAATTTAAAAAAGGTAAAATCAGCATCTTTAACAGCTTCGTCAATTTTATATTTATATGCAGCAAATGTATTAATGTCAGATTGTAAGAAGAAGCGTTTGTTATAATCCATTTTTTCCAGATACAAATGAAAAACTTCTTCAGAGAACTCATTATCAAACTTATGTTCATAATAATGATATGTTCGCAAGCTTTGCTTCATTATTTCCAAAATCAATTTATTTTTTCTGTTATCATTATTGTCAGAAGTAAATGAAACAATAAATGAAAACAGTATAATTATATATATCGGAATATGTTTTTTTCTCATAATTTTTTATTTAACTAACGATAATTATTCATTTTATGTTTTGTAATATATTTTATAATTTTCGGAAATTTTATTAAATATGGAATTATTTTCATTTCCGTCGATTGTTAAACCGGATGCAAAGATATTAATTTTAGGAACAATGCCGGGAAAAACATCTTTAGAAATTAATGAATATTACGGCTACAAACATAATGTTTTTTGGAAAATAATGTTTGAACTTTTTGAAATTGAATATTCAAATAATTACAAAATAAAGAAAAGCTTACTTAAAAATAATAATATTGCACTTTGGGATACTTTGAAATATTGTGAAAGAAAGGGAAGTTTAGACTCAAATATTAAAAATGAAGAGATTAATGATTTTAATGTTTTTTTCTCGGAAGCCCGGAATATAAAAGCTGTTTTATTTAACGGAAAGTCGGCATATAATTTTTATAAAAAACATATAGGATTTAATGATGATTTCCGTTATTATTCTTTACCCTCAACAAGCCCTGCAAATGCAAGCATGAACTTTGAAACAAAATTGAAACATTGGTCAATAATTAAAACATTACTAAATGAGTAGCATAACAAAAAAAGATTTCAGAATAATTTTTATGGGAACTCCTGATTTTGCTGTTGAAAGTTTAAAGTCATTATATAAAAACCATTTTAATATTGTTGCGGTAATAACTGCTCCCGATAAACCTGCCGGCAGAGGAAAAAAAATACAAACTTCCGCAGTTAAAAAATATGCAGAAGAAAATAATCTCTTGATTTTGCAACCCGTAAATTTAAAAAATGAACAATTTATAAAAGAACTGCAAGAACTTAAAGCAGATTTACAAATTGTAGTTGCATTCAGAATGTTGCCGGAAGTTGTTTGGGCAATGCCTGAGTTCGGAACAATAAACATACATGCCTCTCTCCTGCCCGACTACAGAGGTGCAGCACCTATAAATCATGCAATAATAAACGGAGAAACAAAAACAGGTGTTACAAGTTTTTTTATTGAAAGGGAAATTGATACAGGAAAAATAATTTTTCAAAAAGAAGTTAAAATTTTACCGAATGAAAATGCAGGGCAATTGCATGATAAATTAATGACAGCAGGCGGAAAACTCATAGTTAAAACTGTAAATGCAATTATTAATAAAACCGTAAATCCTGTTTCACAGAAAACAGTTAATATTTCTGAAATAAAACCTGCGAATAAGATATTTAAACAAGATTGTGAAATTAACTTTAATCAAAACACAGTAGATGTTTATAATTTTATCAGAGGTTTAAGCCCGTATCCGGCTGCTTGGACAAAACTTACCGATAAAAACGGCAAAAATATTACTTTAAAAATATTTGCGACTGAAATGATTATTGAAAATCATTCAAATAAAGCAGGTAAAATAATATCAGACAATAAAACTTATATTAAAATCGCAACACCGAACGGCTACATAAACATTGCGGATTTACAGTTACAAGGAAAGAAAAGAATGCCCGTTAAAGATTTGTTAAATGGTTTTGACATTTCTGAATACATATTAAATTAGCAAATTACAATAAGCTTTTTATTCTTTTTATTTTTTCCTCAAGAGGAATATAACCGTCAATTTTATAAATTTTATGTCCGTCTTTTTCCATTTTTCTGAACCACGTCATTTGTCGTTTTGAGAACTGATGAATTGCAACTTCCAACTTATCAAACATTTCATCACGGCTTAATTCTCCGAGAATAAATTCCGTTATAAATTTATACTCCAAACCGTAATATTTTAAGGTCTCAACAGGAACATCTTTTTTAATTAATATTTCAACCTCCTCAATCATACCGTTTTGCAAACGCTCTCTTAATCTTTGCGTTATTCTTCTTCTTCGAGAATCTCGGTCAAACACAACTTGAATACTCAAACTGTTAATTTTAGGATAACTGAAATCAATTTCTTTATTTTTTTGATAATAAAGGGCAATTTCAACCGCTCTTATCAGTCTTTTTCTGTTTGATGTATCACTTCTGTTATGTAATTCTTTGTTTGTTTTTAAAATTTCAATTAATTCTTTATCTGTTTTTTTTTCTAATTCAGCTTTTAAACTTTCGCTGTGCGAAACATTAATCAATTTGTAGCCTTTCAGAACTGCATCAATATACATTCCTGTACCGCCGCTTAAAATCGGGAATTTGTTTCTGTTCTTAATATCTTGATAAACAGACAGAAAATCTTTCTGATACTCAAATACATTATATTTGTATCCTGCATCAACAATATCAATTAAATAATACGGAATTTGTTTTCCTTTAACGGTATAATCTTCCAAATCTTTGCCCGTAGCTATATCCATTCCTCTATATACTTGACGTGAATCAGCACTTATTATTTCTCCGTTTAATTCAGAAGCTAAATTTGCCGCTAATGAAGTTTTACCTCCGGCGGTTGCTCCGAGAATGGTAATTATATCGTATTTAGGCTCTTTATTTTTCAAGATTACAAAGATAATTATAAATTTGCAAGCTATGGCAAATGTACTGAACATAAAAAACAAAAAAGCAAGGCATAATTATGAGTTGCTGGATAAGTTTATTGCCGGAATTCAACTTTACGGAACAGAAATTAAATCTATAAGAGCCGGGAAAGTCAGTTTAAATGATTCGTATTGTGTTCTTTTAGAGCAAGTAAATAAACCGGGAGTTTTTGAAGTTTGGGTTAAAATGCACATCTCGGAATATACTCACGGAACTTATTCTAACCACGAACCGAAAAGAAACAGAAAATTGCTGTTGAACCGAAAAGAAATAGATAAAATTGTTAAAAAGGTAAAGGCATCTTCACTTACAATTGTCCCTACCCGACTGTTTATCAACGACAGAGGACTTGCAAAATTAGAGATTGCCATTGCAAGAGGAAAAAAATATCACGACAAAAGACAAAGCCTTAAACAGAATGATGATAAAAGAGAAATGGATAAATTGAAGAAAATGAGGTTGTAGTTACCGGTAAAAAGTTATTTGTTCCTTCCCGTAATTTCAAACTTCTTAATTAGTTTTTCTCCTTTTTCATCAACTAAAGTCAAAATATGCTCTCCTTCTTTCGGGCTCAGTTCAATTTGATGAATTTTAATTGTTTTTCCGACAAGTTTACTGTCAACATACCAAAAAATCGTTGTTTTTTTATTTCTGTGTGCCGCTTCAAAAACAGTTTTTCCGAGTTTGCCGTCTAAATCAACGGGAACATAAATTTTTGAATTATGAAAAGGGTAAATCAACTCCATATCTTTATTTGTTTGTTCAATATTATTGGAGCAATCATATCGATACGGCGGTAAATATTTATAAGATGCATTTCTTTTTTTATAATAAAATTCAACCGAAGGAGGAAGAATAAACCAAGGTTTTGAAACAATATTACTTACTGATTCACAATTTCCGTTTACACGATATTGTTCAGTTTCATCAAGGTAAATTAAAGTGTGATAAGGGCAAACATCTGTTCTGTTTCCTGTTGAAGGAATCCACATTTCTTCTGTATCATCGCAAACCAAAGAAGCTAAATGACCGCTTTTTTTACAAATTTCTGCTTTTATCATATCCTGCTCAGGCATTGTAAACCAATTTTGAGCATCAGGCAAAATATCAAATACATCAAACAAAACC
Protein-coding regions in this window:
- a CDS encoding manganese efflux pump MntP family protein, whose protein sequence is MDFISIIIIAIGLSADSFAVSVSNGISKNMLKFKHIFLIAVLFAFFQAGMPLIGWFAGNGFSEYIKTTDHWIAFVLLSFIGIKMIYESYKSKENQEKSGFNFLTITAQAIATSIDALIIGISFAFIDVSIYSAILIIGISTFIFSLVGFGFGKKYGKKVSKHAELIGGIILILLGIKILIEHLFFH
- a CDS encoding GNAT family N-acetyltransferase, whose amino-acid sequence is MIFRQAKEQERNVIAGFQQKMALETENYHLNIETVLEGVQAVFDDSKKGKYYIVEEDEKVIASLLTTFEWSDWRNSFVIWIQSVYVLPQYRAKGVFKLMYNEIKKIVSENPNYSGIRLYVDKTNTNAQKVYTKIGMQGEHYSLFEDME
- a CDS encoding class II SORL domain-containing protein, coding for MAKINQYQDISQVEREAKKDYIDRHSPFIHCDDKAKKGEKFKVKVQMGNEYSHPDDFDHFIKYIQLWSGETMLAQTSFPPGTFGNVSGHAEVDFYIVPTKSNLKLTAMAYCTKHGLWQSEVKEVAAE
- a CDS encoding HD domain-containing protein; the encoded protein is MQETINKNIKFQFAELIKFADKFDNRESKEKIYKVLNLLSGSDKNIIKNNSEYTSEICNIIINDTGGGVNTLIAAVFYSFYKKEDIDSEYIKNEYGTNVLKILTGLYKIPILKTEKIDKQAEQFIKFLLTVTDDVRAILIMLAAELYKIRHIDEYNEEEKASIINKSKAIYTPLAHRIGLYNIKTEFEEKTMKYSEEDMYRFIAKKLKETKATRDTYIESFITPLKKVLKEAGYNFTIKGRPKSIHSIWNKMKSQNVPFEEVYDLFAIRIILKSDFNNEKSVCWNVYSIITDLYKPNPKRLRDWISSPKLSGYESLHTTVLGAENKWVEVQIRTERMDEVAEKGPAAHWRYKTGKEGGSNNWLAKIRETLENAGDYENETDESSKSQLYSEEILVFTPEGDLKSLKKDYTVLDFAFSVHTKVGETCSGAVVNNKIQPLSYILKNGDTVKILTNKNKKPNTEWLDIAKGTRTKNKIKRALKSITFNRAESGKDIIKEKLERLKFGFSEKNIELLTDHFNFKTAVEFYHSVGEGTVDISKIKQAFEKKKTIEDEIITEIKTDTGSQEKEDVNYGDFLLIDENISDLDYTLSKCCNPLPGEDIFGFVTVNKGTRIHKKTCPNAKDMLGRYPYRAVKAKWNISDINSSFSANIYISGKDFTGITSVISDIITKEFNLKMQAISLKSLKNSMFEGNVIAKVNNKKQMIDLINRLKILKNIKTVFHK
- a CDS encoding Zn-dependent hydrolase, coding for MKNKLFFLVSTVLFLFILGACKETEQEVQTNENDNPMKAKTEQFISFKLTANTEHLSDNQKQMLPLLFEAADICNEIYWTQAYGDKTELFTENIDEYTKKFLEINYGPWERLNGNKSFIEGINEKPKGANFYPADMTEEEFENIEDKNKTSLYTLIQRDENGKLKTVWYHDAYKEQTEKLADLLKQAAELADDEGFKNYLNLRAEALLTDDYLESDMAWMDMKNNDIDFVVGPIENYEDALYGYKAAHEAFILIKDKVWSDKLAKYAAMLPDMQKALPVTEEYKQEVPGRNSDLGAYDVVYYAGDCNAGSKTIAINLPNDKRVHLAKGSRRLQLKNAMQAKFDKILIPISKVLIAEEQQKHITFDAFFENTMFHETAHGLGIKYLLNDKTKTVGDALKEYATTIEEGKADILGLFFVTKLFDDGEFPEKDLMDNYVTFMAGIFRSVRFGVSSSHGKANMLRFFYFKEMGAFSKDTETGQYSVNFEKMKEAMNSLTEKILVIQGDGNYAEAKKWIEEKGKIGEELKKDLEKVNEAGIPVDIVFEQGLKELGL
- a CDS encoding Rrf2 family transcriptional regulator, whose translation is MSSIVKFSEAASIGLHGTVLIAKSENFLNVNKIAEKIGSSRHHVAKVMQRLAKDGYIRSMRGPTGGFVLLKKPEKISFLDVYESVEGKVSTNDEYSNIKETEAIDKKILKDITKKMTQDFINYMKKQHISDYI
- a CDS encoding carboxy terminal-processing peptidase, whose product is MRKKHIPIYIIILFSFIVSFTSDNNDNRKNKLILEIMKQSLRTYHYYEHKFDNEFSEEVFHLYLEKMDYNKRFFLQSDINTFAAYKYKIDEAVKDADFTFFKLTKDTYIERVKEVDKYIEAALKKPFDFTEDEFIEIDSEKRNFAESKKELKQNWEKYLKHSVMTKLATKLKIQEKAKKDNDTTIEIKTFEELEKKAREEVKKTYEDWYHRMTKIDEKDLLRMYFNSVAGFFDPHTSYFPPKDKENFDIRISGKLEGIGATLSQPNAYIKVERIVAGSACWKQGELEVGDLILKVAQGADEPVDVVDMRLDEAIKMIRGKKGTEVRLTVKKADGSIHIIPIIRDVVILEETFAKSIVIQDSISGKKIGYIYLPQFYADFEDKNGRRSSVDVKKEVEKLKKEDIEGIIIDLRSNGGGSLIDAIDIVGLFIDKGPVVQVRSRFGMPEVLKDKKAGTLYDGKLLVMVNEFSASASEIMAAAIQDYARGVIVGSKSTFGKGTVQRFIPFDQMTRSNDDLKPLGHLKITIQKFYRINGGATQLKGVEPDIVLPDAYSKMDMGEKDMDNPIEWDEIPKAEYSVFNTNINFEKIKQKSNNRVSADTSFIIIDEYSDYLKKSQDETLLTLNLNKYRKEQENKSKINKRFRNADRRISGLKFYVSRVDSLKVYSDTIKIDRVKSWIKNLKKDIYLEESYRIINDMN
- a CDS encoding DNA-deoxyinosine glycosylase, with translation MELFSFPSIVKPDAKILILGTMPGKTSLEINEYYGYKHNVFWKIMFELFEIEYSNNYKIKKSLLKNNNIALWDTLKYCERKGSLDSNIKNEEINDFNVFFSEARNIKAVLFNGKSAYNFYKKHIGFNDDFRYYSLPSTSPANASMNFETKLKHWSIIKTLLNE
- the fmt gene encoding methionyl-tRNA formyltransferase, coding for MTKKDFRIIFMGTPDFAVESLKSLYKNHFNIVAVITAPDKPAGRGKKIQTSAVKKYAEENNLLILQPVNLKNEQFIKELQELKADLQIVVAFRMLPEVVWAMPEFGTINIHASLLPDYRGAAPINHAIINGETKTGVTSFFIEREIDTGKIIFQKEVKILPNENAGQLHDKLMTAGGKLIVKTVNAIINKTVNPVSQKTVNISEIKPANKIFKQDCEINFNQNTVDVYNFIRGLSPYPAAWTKLTDKNGKNITLKIFATEMIIENHSNKAGKIISDNKTYIKIATPNGYINIADLQLQGKKRMPVKDLLNGFDISEYILN